The following coding sequences lie in one Streptomyces sp. NBC_00510 genomic window:
- a CDS encoding RNA polymerase sigma factor SigF translates to MSGLGSSDAAGQTDQADRADRMAQEQQEQQEQDHGQEQHGHHETHDRAGARALFVELSKLPPGSPERAELRNRLVRMHLPLVEHLARRFRNRGEPLDDLTQVATIGLIKSVDRFDVDRGVEFSTYATPTVVGEIKRHFRDKGWAVRVPRRLQELRLALTTATGELSQQHGRAPTVHELAEHLKITEEEVLEGLESANAYSTLSLDVPDTDDESPAVADTLGAEDDALEGVEYRESLKPLLEQLPPREKKILLLRFFGNMTQSQIAQEVGISQMHVSRLLARTLAQLRDKLLVEE, encoded by the coding sequence GTGTCCGGCCTCGGGAGCAGTGACGCGGCCGGGCAGACGGATCAGGCGGATCGGGCGGATCGCATGGCGCAGGAGCAGCAGGAGCAGCAGGAGCAGGACCACGGGCAGGAGCAGCACGGGCACCACGAGACCCACGACCGGGCCGGGGCCCGGGCGCTCTTCGTGGAACTCAGCAAGCTCCCCCCGGGCTCCCCGGAGCGCGCCGAGCTGCGCAACCGCCTGGTCCGCATGCACCTGCCGCTGGTCGAGCACCTCGCCCGGCGCTTCCGCAACCGGGGCGAGCCGCTCGACGACCTCACCCAGGTCGCCACGATCGGGCTGATCAAGTCCGTGGACCGCTTCGACGTGGACCGCGGGGTGGAGTTCTCCACCTACGCGACCCCCACCGTCGTCGGCGAGATCAAGCGGCACTTCCGCGACAAGGGCTGGGCGGTGCGTGTCCCGCGCCGACTGCAGGAGCTGCGGCTCGCCCTCACGACGGCGACCGGCGAGCTCTCGCAGCAGCACGGGCGGGCCCCGACGGTGCATGAGCTGGCCGAGCACCTGAAGATCACGGAGGAGGAGGTCCTGGAGGGCCTCGAATCCGCCAACGCCTACAGCACGCTCTCCCTGGACGTGCCCGACACCGACGACGAGTCGCCGGCCGTCGCCGACACCCTCGGCGCCGAGGACGACGCGCTGGAGGGCGTGGAGTACCGGGAGTCGCTCAAGCCGCTGCTGGAGCAGCTGCCGCCGCGCGAGAAGAAGATCCTGCTGCTGCGCTTCTTCGGGAACATGACCCAGTCGCAGATCGCCCAGGAGGTCGGCATCTCCCAGATGCACGTCTCCCGGCTGCTG